The genomic interval TTTTTCCTTGAGCTTGTTCTGTACTACCTCAGCAGAAAGTTTTGGGATTTTACCAATTCGAGCTTCAAAGTAAAGGATTTGCTCAAATCTTTTTAGTTCAGCTAAGGCTGTTTCTTGTTGAGAAGAGTTTAAAAAAATATCCACCTTTTCTTGATTCCAAAATTTTTCAATTAGCGGACTGACTACAAAAGTTCTAGAAAGCTGATTTACTAAAAGGGGAACTATAATTAGAATTAACAAAAACCGGATAGAAGAAATAGTTTGATAACGAGAAGCGCGAAACTCTTCAATAACTTTGGACTCTGCATTTGGATCTAACGCCTGCTTAAATTTTCCTATAGTCCGCAGGATAGATCGGGGAATAATGCTGATCTTTTTCATCTGAATTTACAATAGATATCCAAAAGCACAGTTTTATAAAGTAGTGACACAACTAGAAAGTGTTAGAAATCTGTAAAAGTCAAGGCTTAGGGAGCTAACATCTATTGTATGGAATCAAAATGAAATCAAGATGAAAAATTAACAAATGAAATAATATTAACCCGGAAAATAGTTGTGTGGATTTTGTTGTTTTTATCAAAAACTTAATCAACTAGTACATGAAGGCAGAAGTACGGAGGCAGAGGGCAGAAGGCTCAAAAGCTTATAATAAAAGCTTTTTGTCTGTTACTAATGGTTGCTTTATTTCCGCCGCGCTGTACTAGTTAATCGTCAGAAATTGAGAAATAAAAATTGAGAGTACGAAAATCGCTATTTTTGGCTCTTTCTTAGCTTTAAACAACATTCTCTTGAGCAAGAGGACATGGATAACTCGGGTCGCCAGTTTCTATTTGGATTGTGGTGTGTTCAATGCCAAAATGGTCGTGCAGCTCTCGATTGACCTGCATTAAAAAAGCATCGCCGGGGTATCCTGTAAGTATAACCAAGTGAGCCGTGAGCGCTGTCTCGGTGGTACTCATCGCCCAAATATGAAGGTCGTGAACACTAGCCACACCAGGAAGCTCAGCTAGGTACGTGCGAACGGCAAGCGGCTCAATACCTGCTGGTACGGCATCCGTTACCAAGTTGAGAGATTCTTGGAACAATTGCCAAGTACCTACAACAATGACAGCAACAATAATCAAACTCACAACTGGGTCGAACCAAAGCCAACCAGTTGTAACAATGGCAATGCCAGCCAGTACCGCACCCAAAGACACTGCTGCATCAGCAATCAGGTGGAGGAAGGCTCCTCTAATGTTTAAATCCCTCTCGCGCCCAGATAGGAACATCAAGGCACTTACCGTGTTAATAACAATACCGACTGCTGCAACACCGATAATCGTACCGCCTGAGACTGAGCTAGGTTCAGCAAAACGCCGAATAGCTTCCCATGCGATCGCGCCTGAGGCGAAGAGCAGGAGAATAGCGTTCAACAGAGCAGCTAAAATTGAGGAGCGACGCAGCCCGTAGGTGCGACGCAGTGTCGGTCTGCGCCTCGAGAGAAGGCTTGCTCCCCAGGCAAGTAGTAAACCCAAAACATCACTCAAATTGTGACCTGCATCGGCAAGCAGGGCAAGGGAATTGGCAACTAACCCATAAATTGCTTCAATGATGACAAACCCACTATTGAGAGCAACGCTAATGATGAAGGCACGGTTGTAATTAGTCGGTTCGTGGTTGTGTCCGTGGTTGTGCTGGTGAGCCATGACTGCTTTCTTGTCGCTATTATCATCTCGAATTACCGCTTGAAGGTAAAGCGACCGTTCACTTTTTCCCCGTTAATATCAGAAAGAATAGCAACTTTATACTCACCTGCTGCCTTTTCAGGAAAGACAGCATGGTAGTGTTTTTCCTTAGCATCATAGGTGAGGGGAAGCGATTTTTGACTACCATCAGGCAGTTGAATTTGAGCTGTTACATTAGCATTGGTAACACCCTCGTGACCCTCACCTTTTTCCAAATAGAAATCCATGTGGGTTCCATCAGCTTCTTTCTGGGCCACTAACTCTAAATGGTACTGACCGGATTCTATAACTTGACCGCCATGAGAGTCACCATTTTTGCTATCATGGGAGTGACCATCTTTTTCATTATGAGCGTGACCGTCATTTTTACTGTGCGCTTGCCCATCTTTAGCTGTAGTTTCTGTGTTGGCAGCTGTTTGTGTATTTGAGTTTGTTGAGCTACCTTCTGAATTAGTGGCTTGATTACTGCCACTACAAGCACCTAAAAAAAGTAATCCCATGCTGCCTAAAACGATGAAGCCGGTCTTGAGAAATTTCATTAATTGAGACTCCTGATTAATATTTTGTGAATTAATAATTAAAAAGTTGCTTCTCCTACAATTTGAGACTGAATAATAGGTTCAGCCTTTTTCTTTGGAACCATAAACTTGCCAAACTGGATATACAAAGCAGGAAGTACTAGCAGGGTTAAAGCAGTAGAGGTAAACAAACCACCCAATACCACAACTGCTAGTGGCTGGAGAATTTCTTTTCCGGCTCCACTACCAATCACCAACGGTACCATACCAAGAGCTGATGCTAGTGCTGTCATTAAGATAGCAACTAGCCGTTCCATTGAACCTTCCATGAGAACTTCCCGCAGGGACTGCCCTTGCGCTAATCTGTGATTGTAGTTATCAACCAGGAGTAGCCCGTTGCGTGCAGCCACTCCGAATAGGGTAATAAATCCTACCATCGAAGCCACAGAGATAATACCACCAGTTAAGGCAATGGAAATCACGCCACCAATTAATGCCAAGGGTAAATTAATCAAAATCATTATGGTTGCAGGAATCGATCTGACAGCAAAGTAAAGGAGTACGGAGATCGCTACAAAAGCTAATGCTCCAGCCCAAATTAAAGTTTTCGTAGCTCCTTCTTGCGCTTCAAATTGACCACCGTATTCAATATAATACCCAGAGGGCAGTTGCACCTCTTGCTTAACTCTGTCTCGAATATCTTTAATTGCAGAACCTAAATCCCTCCCTGCTACGTTGCTAGATACGACAATGAACCGGGAGACGTTTTCGCGGTTAATGGTATTGGGACCTGTACCGTAGTCAATTTTGGCGACTTGAGCCAAGGGAATTTTCTGTCCGTTGGGTGTATCAACTAATAAATCCCGAATAATTTCTATATTATTCCGGTAATTTTCTTGCAACCACACCACGAGGTCAAAAGTTTGTTGCTGCTCTAAGACTTGGGAGACGACTCGCCCATTCAGAGCAGTTTCAATTGTCTCTGAAAGTTCCCCAATCGTCAGACCATAGCGAGCAGCTGCGTCGCGGTCAAACTTAATCTGCACCTGTTTAATTGGCACTTGGGGTTCTAGTTGCAGGTCAGCCAAACCGCGAACCTCACTCATCGCTGATTGCACTCGTTGACCAATGGTACGGAGTTGTTCTATTTCCGGACCAAAAATTTTGACTGCTATAGCACTCCGTACCCCTGAGAGTACCTCATCCATTCGGTGAGAAATAAAACCACCGATATTAGGCACGACTCCCGGAATCTTATCAAATTCCTCTCGAATCATGTCAATAGTCTTTTCTCGGTCTTTCACTCCCTCCTCGCTAATTTGTACATCTAGTTCCCCAAAGTTGGTACCAACTATTTCTGAATCGCCTTGAGCTCTCCCAGAGCGAAATTGAGCGGATTCAATCATAGAGTTACTGTTAAGAGCTTCCTCTATTGCCAACCCCACTTGATTACTGGCATTTAGAGATTGACCGGGCATAAGACTGACGGCAATCACTAAGGCGCGGTCTTGAAACTCTGGTAAAAAAACTTGCCCTAATGATGGTAAAACTACCATTGAAGCAATGAAGCTAGCTAAAGCTGTTAACAAAACAATTTTGGGGCGACGAATCGAAAACCTCAAAGCTGGACGATATAATCGATGTGCTTGACGTTCCACCCAGGTTTCTGTACTTGGTAAACGTCGGTTTACTAGCAACAAGGCGCACATCGCCGGGGTCAGTGTCAATGCCACCAAGGTAGAAGCGGCAATTGACAGCAGATAAGCTACACCCATGGGTGTAAAAATGCGACCTTCCACACCCGAAAGTGCAAAAATTGGTGCAAAGACAACAGAGATAATGATAGTAGCGAAGAGAACGCTAACGCGCACCTCAACTGAGCCATCAAAGACAACTTGTAGCGGTGGCACGGGGTTTCCGGCAATTTGGTTTTCTCGCAAGCGACGGTAGACATTTTCCATATCGACGATCGCGTCATCTACCACCGAACCAATAGCAACAACGAGTCCGCCCAGAGTCATAGTGTTAATGCCTTGTCCCGTCCAATTGAGGATCATCATCCCCAATAGCAACGACACGGGAAGGGCGCTCAAACTAATGATCACCGTGCGCCAATTCATTAGAAATAGAATCAGGACAACAGAGACGATAATAATACCATCGCGCAGAGCTTCTTCAACGTTCTTGATTGAGGCTTCAATAAAATCTTCTTGGCGGAAGGTGGTAGTAATTTTGACATCCTTAGGCAGACCTGCTTTGATTTCTGACAAAGCTGCCTCAACAGCCTTGGTAATAGTTGGTGTATCACCCGTTGGCTGTTTGTTTACGGTCAAAACCACTGCTTTCTTGCCCGCAACACTGCCATCGCCACGTTTGAGTGCTCCACCAATTTGTATGTCAGCAACCTGTTCAAGCAGCACTGGTTTGCCATCACGCGCTTTAATGACCGATTTTTTCAGTTCCTCAATAGACTCAATTCGCCCAACTCCTCGAACCAACGTTTCTTGATCTGAAGTCAATAAAAATCCCCCAGGCGCATTTGCGTTGGCTGCCTTGGCTGCCTCTGTAACATCATCTAGGGAAACATTAAACGCTCTTAGCTTCGCTGGATTAACCAGCACCTGATACTGACGCTCCTCCCCACCAGTTATTTGGACACTACTGATACCAGGAACCGCAAGGATGCGGTTTTTCACTGACCAATTAACAGTACGCCACACCTCCATGATAGGAGTGGTTTCGGAGGTAAAAGCGTATCTGACAATGATTCCCAACGGTGAACTGACAGGGAGCACTTCTGGCTGTTCTACGCCTTGCGGTAGTTGAGAGCTAACCTGTTGCAACCGCTCTGTCACCAACTGACGGGCGCGATAAATTTCCGTATCCCAAGTGAAGACGGCTCTTACAGCAGAAAGACCTACAGCAGAAGCGGAACGCAAGACTTCCAATCCTGGAGTTCCGTTAATTGCACTTTCCAATGGTCGGGTCACTAGGGACTCGACTTCCTCTGATGCAAGTCCTGGGGCTTCGGTCTGTATTTCCACTTGCGGCGGAGCAAAACTAGGAAACACATCCAACGGCATTTGAGTTAGGACACGAAAGCCCCACAGGCTAATTATAATGGAGGTAATGACCACCAGCCAGCGCTGGGCGATCGACCATTTGACTATGGAATTAAGCATATGTTGATTTAAATAGATATAGTCACAGGGAATTTAGGAGATAAAATTAATTTTCACTCGCTGACTTTGACTCCCCCGCTATCCTCAACAGCTATCCACTTGGCAACAGCACTAAATTCTGGTGATTTTCTGTTAATTTGGCTGGTGAGGACTTTTATTATCCTCATCCTGTACAGCGGAGGAAGATAAGGTTGGCTGCTTGTGGTTGTGGTTGTCGAGATAAACCTCTGTTTCATAAGGAACAGCGTTATACTCGGAATTACCCACTGCTACTGTACGGTAACGGGTACGACGACTAGACCAGGAATTACCCGCCACGAAAGCACCAGTGGCAATTGCTGTGCCTCCCAGTGCTCCAATTAACCATAAAGGTAGCGGGTAATTATGAGTTTCAGCCTTAGTCTCTTCTGATTGTGAATGCGCTTCTTCCTCTCCTTCTGAATGCGAATGCCCTTCAACATTCTCCTTTCCTTCCTTAGGCTTGTTACCGCCTCGCAAAGACTGTGCGTAAAGTTGTGGCGCACGCTGGGTAACTATTGAATCTCCCTCGAATAGCCCACTAGTGACTTCTACCAAATCCCCAGATGTTTGACCTAACGTCACTTCAG from Scytonema hofmannii PCC 7110 carries:
- a CDS encoding efflux RND transporter permease subunit, with protein sequence MLNSIVKWSIAQRWLVVITSIIISLWGFRVLTQMPLDVFPSFAPPQVEIQTEAPGLASEEVESLVTRPLESAINGTPGLEVLRSASAVGLSAVRAVFTWDTEIYRARQLVTERLQQVSSQLPQGVEQPEVLPVSSPLGIIVRYAFTSETTPIMEVWRTVNWSVKNRILAVPGISSVQITGGEERQYQVLVNPAKLRAFNVSLDDVTEAAKAANANAPGGFLLTSDQETLVRGVGRIESIEELKKSVIKARDGKPVLLEQVADIQIGGALKRGDGSVAGKKAVVLTVNKQPTGDTPTITKAVEAALSEIKAGLPKDVKITTTFRQEDFIEASIKNVEEALRDGIIIVSVVLILFLMNWRTVIISLSALPVSLLLGMMILNWTGQGINTMTLGGLVVAIGSVVDDAIVDMENVYRRLRENQIAGNPVPPLQVVFDGSVEVRVSVLFATIIISVVFAPIFALSGVEGRIFTPMGVAYLLSIAASTLVALTLTPAMCALLLVNRRLPSTETWVERQAHRLYRPALRFSIRRPKIVLLTALASFIASMVVLPSLGQVFLPEFQDRALVIAVSLMPGQSLNASNQVGLAIEEALNSNSMIESAQFRSGRAQGDSEIVGTNFGELDVQISEEGVKDREKTIDMIREEFDKIPGVVPNIGGFISHRMDEVLSGVRSAIAVKIFGPEIEQLRTIGQRVQSAMSEVRGLADLQLEPQVPIKQVQIKFDRDAAARYGLTIGELSETIETALNGRVVSQVLEQQQTFDLVVWLQENYRNNIEIIRDLLVDTPNGQKIPLAQVAKIDYGTGPNTINRENVSRFIVVSSNVAGRDLGSAIKDIRDRVKQEVQLPSGYYIEYGGQFEAQEGATKTLIWAGALAFVAISVLLYFAVRSIPATIMILINLPLALIGGVISIALTGGIISVASMVGFITLFGVAARNGLLLVDNYNHRLAQGQSLREVLMEGSMERLVAILMTALASALGMVPLVIGSGAGKEILQPLAVVVLGGLFTSTALTLLVLPALYIQFGKFMVPKKKAEPIIQSQIVGEATF
- a CDS encoding cation diffusion facilitator family transporter, whose product is MAHQHNHGHNHEPTNYNRAFIISVALNSGFVIIEAIYGLVANSLALLADAGHNLSDVLGLLLAWGASLLSRRRPTLRRTYGLRRSSILAALLNAILLLFASGAIAWEAIRRFAEPSSVSGGTIIGVAAVGIVINTVSALMFLSGRERDLNIRGAFLHLIADAAVSLGAVLAGIAIVTTGWLWFDPVVSLIIVAVIVVGTWQLFQESLNLVTDAVPAGIEPLAVRTYLAELPGVASVHDLHIWAMSTTETALTAHLVILTGYPGDAFLMQVNRELHDHFGIEHTTIQIETGDPSYPCPLAQENVV